GCCGCAGCGCGCAGTCCGGCCCGTGCGCCCCGAGGATGTAGTGCGCCCCCTGCACGAGCAGCGACCGCGCCTCCGCGTTGCCGCGCTTCGTGATCCCCATCTTCGGGTCGCGCTCCCCGGACTGCCGCCGTCCCGGCGCCAGGCCGAAGTACGCCGCCGCGTCGCGCCGCCGGGCGAAGCGCGCCGGGTCCTCGATCGTCAGCGCGAAGGTCAGCGCGATCATCAGCCCGACCCCCGGCACCTGCCGCATCGCCGCCACCGCCGGCATCGACGCCGCGATCGCCTCCAGCTCGGCCTCCGCCAGGAGGATCTGCGCGGTCAGCGCCGCGATCGACGCGATCTCGAACTTCACCGCGTCCCGCAGCTCCGGCGACGTCCCGGCGAGCGCCCTGACGTGGAAGCTGTCCGTCGAGCACGACGCCGTCCGCGTCCCCAGCGACTTCGCCGTGCCCCGCACCGAATTGATCATTTCCGCCCGCGCCCGCACCATCGCCCGCCGCGCCCGCAGCTTCGCCAGCCGCTGCTGCGTCTCCGGCTGCCGCTGCGCCACCGGATGCAGCAGCTCCGCGTCCGCCCGCCCGAGGCGCGCCAGGATCTCCGCGTCCCGCCGGTCCGACTTGCGCACGCTCGACGTCACCAGCGCCAGCTCGGACGAATTCGCCACCACCACCGGATGGCCCGCCTCCTCGAACTGCCGCGCCGCCCACGGCGAGTGCGTCCCCGTCTCCATCACCACGAACGCCCCCGCGTGCTGCGCGCTCAGCTGCGCGAACCCCTCCGCCG
This is a stretch of genomic DNA from bacterium. It encodes these proteins:
- a CDS encoding IS110 family transposase, which encodes MTQTSTGDAERTIGLDLGDKWSEYVALDADGQRVGAGRVRSTAEGFAQLSAQHAGAFVVMETGTHSPWAARQFEEAGHPVVVANSSELALVTSSVRKSDRRDAEILARLGRADAELLHPVAQRQPETQQRLAKLRARRAMVRARAEMINSVRGTAKSLGTRTASCSTDSFHVRALAGTSPELRDAVKFEIASIAALTAQILLAEAELEAIAASMPAVAAMRQVPGVGLMIALTFALTIEDPARFARRRDAAAYFGLAPGRRQSGERDPKMGITKRGNAEARSLLVQGAHYILGAHGPDCALR